Proteins encoded within one genomic window of Haematobia irritans isolate KBUSLIRL chromosome 5, ASM5000362v1, whole genome shotgun sequence:
- the LOC142239301 gene encoding guanine nucleotide-binding protein subunit gamma-1-like, whose product MMAANVQQQRVINEQLRREAEIPRIRISETCMIMMKYMADHENEDYLLKGFSSPKLNPFKEKPSCTVL is encoded by the coding sequence ATGATGGCTGCGAATGTACAACAGCAGCGTGTTATAAACGAACAGTTGAGACGGGAAGCGGAAATCCCACGTATAAGGATTTCGGAGACATGTATGATAATGATGAAATACATGGCCGATCATGAAAACGAAGATTATCTATTGAAAGGCTTTAGTAGCCCCAAGTTAAATCCATTTAAGGAGAAACCTTCATGTACTGTATTGTAA
- the CCT8 gene encoding chaperonin containing TCP1 subunit 8 has translation MALSVPKAPGVSQMLKDGARMYSGLEEAVYRNITACKEFAQTMRSAYGPNGMNKMIINHIEKQFVTSDAGTIMRELDVEHPAAKLMVMASQMQDAEVGDGTNFVVIFAGALLEKAEELLRLGITTAEIAEGYERALDKALEILPKLVCHEIKDYRDVQQVKECMRSALMSKQYGQEDFLTDLVAKACVSILPDKGTFNVDNIRVCKILGSGLSKSEVVHGMVFKRFVEGDVTYAEKTKVAIFSCPIDIIQTETKGTVLIKSADELMNFSAGEENLLETQIKAIADTGAKVVVSGGKVGDMALHFLNKYGLMAVRLNSKFDLRRLSRAVNGTVLPRITTPSQEELGYCDKVCIEELGDTTIVAFRNEGKDARIATIVIRGATDNFLDDIERAIDDGVNNFKCLSRDGRYLPGAGAVEIELATEIAAYADTLPGLEQYAVRKFATALEAFPKALAENTGVNGTDVVNQLYLAHTDAKGKNIGYNIEAEKAETIDVTTTKVYDLYQSKHWGMTYAVGAANTILKVDQIIMAKRAGGPKPRQNAGSDDES, from the exons ATGGCTTTATCTGTTCCAAAAGCACCCGGTGTTTCGCAGATGCTCAAGGATGGAGCTCGG ATGTACAGCGGCTTGGAAGAGGCTGTCTATCGTAACATCACAGCATGCAAAGAATTCGCTCAGACCATGCGTTCCGCCTATGGACCAAATGGCATGAATAAGATGATCATCAATCACATTGAGAAACAATTTGTGACCAGTGATGCAGGCACCATTATGCGTGAATTGGACGTTGAACATCCAGCTGCTAAATTAATGGTTATGGCCAGCCAAATGCAAGATGCCGAAGTGGGCGATGGCACcaattttgttgtaatttttgccGGTGCTTTGTTGGAAAAGGCCGAAGAACTTTTGCGTTTAGGTATCACCACAGCAGAAATTGCCGAAGGTTATGAGAGAGCATTGGACAAAGCcttggaaattttaccaaaattggttTGTCATGAAATTAAGGATTATCGTGATGTCCAACAAGTTAAGGAGTGCATGAGATCAGCTCTTATGTCTAAGCAATATGGTCAAGAAGATTTCCTTACAGACTTGGTTGCTAAGGCTTGTGTATCCATATTGCCCGATAAGGGTACTTTCAATGTTGACAATATCCGCGTGTGTAAAATTTTGGGTAGTGGTTTGTCCAAATCTGAGGTCGTCCATGGCATGGTATTCAAGCGTTTTGTTGAAGGCGATGTTACATATGCCGAAAAAACCAAAGTGGCCATTTTCTCTTGTCCCATCGATATCATTCAGACTGAAACCAAAGGTACCGTACTAATTAAATCTGCTGATGAACTAATGAACTTCTCTGCTGGCGAAGAAAACCTTTTGGAGACACAAATTAAAGCTATTGCTGATACTGGTGCCAAGGTTGTGGTTTCCGGTGGTAAAGTTGGTGATATGGCTTTGCATTTCCTAAACAAATATGGTCTAATGGCTGTTCGTTTAAATTCGAAATTCGATTTGAGACGTTTGTCTAGAGCTGTGAATGGTACTGTGTTGCCACGCATAACAACACCCAGTCAAGAGGAATTGGGCTATTGTGACAAGGTTTGCATCGAGGAATTGGGTGATACCACAATCGTGGCTTTCAG AAATGAAGGCAAAGATGCTCGCATTGCTACAATTGTGATACGTGGAGCCACCGACAATTTCTTGGACGATATTGAACGAGCCATCGATGATGGTGTGAACAATTTCAAATGTCTATCCCGCGATGGTCGCTATTTGCCTGGTGCTGGTGCTGTTGAAATTGAATTAGCCACAGAAATCGCTGCATATGCTGATACATTACCCGGCTTAGAACAATATGCCGTTCGTAAATTCGCCACAGCCCTAGAAGCTTTTCCCAAGGCATTAGCTGAAAACACTGGTGTTAATGGTACTGACGTTGTGAATCAATTATATTTGGCCCATACCGATGCCAAAGGTAAAAATATTGGCTACAATATTGAAGCCGAAAAGGCAGAGACTAttgatgtcaccacaaccaaggTTTATGATCTCTATCAATCAAAACACTGGGGAATGACATACGCTGTTGGTGCCGCCAACACTATACTGAAGGTGGATCAAATTATTATGGCCAAGAGAGCTGGTGGACCCAAACCTCGTCAAAATGCTGGTAGTGATGACGAAAGTTAA